One window of the Bradyrhizobium sp. NP1 genome contains the following:
- a CDS encoding DUF2938 domain-containing protein: MLDVADYLLQACLIGAGATLVMDFWTVVRRKLFGVPALDYALVGRWLLHLACGRFRHDPIAASPQVRGERLFGWTAHYLIGIAFAGVLLAAWGLDWARQPTIAPALITGVGSVAAPFLIMQPAMGAGFAASRTPRPALARLHSLVTHAIFGFGLYAAGWLVSLLGLLRGA, encoded by the coding sequence ATGCTTGACGTGGCGGACTATCTCCTGCAGGCCTGCCTGATCGGCGCCGGCGCGACGCTCGTGATGGATTTCTGGACCGTCGTGCGTCGCAAGCTGTTCGGCGTTCCAGCGCTGGACTATGCGTTGGTCGGGCGCTGGCTGCTTCATCTTGCGTGCGGGCGGTTTCGCCATGATCCCATCGCGGCGTCGCCGCAGGTCAGGGGCGAGCGCCTGTTCGGCTGGACCGCGCACTATCTGATCGGCATCGCGTTCGCCGGCGTGCTGCTGGCGGCCTGGGGCCTCGACTGGGCGCGCCAGCCCACAATCGCGCCCGCGCTGATCACAGGCGTCGGCAGCGTCGCCGCGCCGTTCTTGATCATGCAGCCGGCCATGGGGGCAGGTTTCGCGGCGAGCCGCACGCCGCGTCCGGCGCTCGCGCGGCTGCACAGCCTCGTCACGCACGCGATATTCGGTTTCGGCCTGTACGCGGCGGGCTGGCTCGTCAGCCTGTTGGGGCTATTGCGTGGAGCGTAA
- a CDS encoding beta-propeller fold lactonase family protein: MLDRRTFCALAAGAFAAPRIARGQDMTRKVFFYVSLGPALRLYRIDADAATLSQGGAVMLPQRVQYAWPHPSAPFLYVVSSNGGPGIKGDKNFLSALRIDPGSGDLREHGQAAALRWRPIHVSVDHAGAFALVAYNDPSGVSVHRINADGTVGDEVAQAASLDCGIFAHQIRVTPDNAAAILVCRGNDAAKGKGEDPGSLKLFSFRDGQLANRVSVAPNGGYGFGPRHLDFHPGLSFVYVSRERENKLDVYRLSNGVLESAPLFVKDTLAEPTNIRSRQAACTLHVHPNGRFLYLANRAFDAVKVDGKDVFPGGENNIAVFAIDQATGEPRLIQNEDVRGIYPRTFALDPGARMLVATNVEPRLARDGAGTKTVPANIATFKVGADGKLTFAHSYEVDTGGDQQFWSGMVTLG, from the coding sequence ATGCTGGATCGTCGGACATTCTGTGCGCTTGCGGCCGGCGCGTTCGCGGCGCCGCGTATCGCCCGGGGGCAGGACATGACCCGCAAGGTGTTCTTCTATGTCAGTCTTGGACCGGCACTGAGGCTCTACCGGATCGACGCCGACGCGGCGACCCTGAGCCAGGGCGGCGCGGTGATGCTGCCCCAAAGGGTCCAGTATGCCTGGCCGCATCCGTCGGCTCCGTTCCTGTATGTCGTGTCGAGCAATGGCGGGCCGGGTATCAAGGGCGACAAGAATTTTCTGAGCGCGCTCCGGATCGATCCCGGCAGCGGAGACCTGAGGGAGCACGGACAAGCGGCCGCGCTGCGCTGGCGGCCGATCCACGTTTCGGTCGATCACGCCGGCGCCTTTGCGCTTGTCGCCTATAACGACCCGAGCGGCGTATCGGTGCACCGGATCAACGCGGATGGCACCGTCGGCGACGAGGTCGCGCAGGCCGCATCGCTCGATTGCGGAATCTTCGCGCACCAGATCCGCGTCACGCCCGACAACGCCGCCGCGATCCTGGTGTGTCGCGGCAACGACGCGGCCAAGGGCAAGGGGGAAGATCCCGGCTCCCTGAAGCTGTTCAGCTTCAGGGACGGCCAGCTCGCCAACCGGGTGTCGGTCGCGCCGAACGGCGGTTACGGCTTCGGGCCGCGTCATCTCGATTTTCACCCCGGCCTGTCGTTCGTCTACGTGTCGCGCGAGCGCGAGAACAAGCTCGATGTCTACCGGCTTTCGAACGGCGTGCTCGAGTCCGCGCCGCTCTTCGTGAAGGATACGCTGGCGGAGCCCACCAATATCCGCTCGCGCCAGGCCGCTTGCACGCTTCATGTGCATCCGAACGGCCGCTTCCTCTATCTCGCCAATCGCGCCTTCGATGCCGTCAAGGTCGATGGCAAGGACGTGTTTCCCGGCGGAGAAAACAACATCGCGGTGTTCGCCATCGATCAGGCGACCGGCGAGCCGAGGCTGATCCAGAACGAGGACGTCCGTGGCATCTACCCGCGGACCTTCGCGCTCGATCCGGGCGCCAGAATGCTGGTTGCCACCAATGTCGAGCCCAGGCTGGCGCGTGACGGCGCCGGCACGAAGACCGTGCCAGCGAACATCGCGACGTTCAAAGTCGGAGCCGACGGCAAGCTCACCTTCGCCCACAGCTACGAGGTGGATACAGGCGGCGATCAGCAGTTCTGGAGCGGGATGGTGACGCTGGGCTAG
- a CDS encoding acyl-CoA dehydrogenase, with the protein MSLVLTEEQSMLRDSARGLISDKAPVSHLRHLRDAKDATGFSRELWKEFAEMGFAGLLVPEEFGGSGLGCVEAGVVMEEIGRNLTPSPFLSTAVLAASALSRGGSTAQKSEHLPKISAGQLLAALAVDEGAKHRPLQTAMQAVRSGNGFRLSGAKALVVDGHVADLLIVAARSAGSAGERDGLTLFLVDPKARGLSTERTIMVDSHNAARIDFDNVEVNADAVLGEVDQGHALLEGVLNIGRGAVASEMVGLSEEVFGRTVSYLKERKQFGRAIGEFQALQHRAAQLYIDIEITRAAVLKALQALDGDLANAAAAVAVAKARAGSTATRAVQEGVQMHGGMGMTDQFDIGFFMKRARVCEELFGDANFHADQLARARGY; encoded by the coding sequence ATGTCCCTCGTCCTCACAGAAGAACAATCCATGCTGCGCGACAGCGCGCGCGGGCTCATCTCCGACAAGGCGCCGGTCTCGCATCTGCGCCACCTGCGTGACGCCAAGGACGCTACCGGCTTCTCGCGCGAGCTCTGGAAGGAGTTTGCCGAGATGGGCTTTGCCGGCCTCTTGGTGCCGGAAGAGTTCGGCGGCTCGGGTCTCGGCTGCGTCGAGGCCGGCGTTGTCATGGAAGAGATCGGCCGCAATCTGACGCCCTCGCCGTTCCTGTCGACCGCGGTGCTGGCGGCGTCCGCGCTGTCGCGCGGCGGCAGCACGGCGCAGAAATCAGAGCATCTGCCGAAGATCTCGGCCGGCCAGCTGCTCGCCGCGCTCGCGGTCGATGAAGGGGCAAAACATCGCCCGCTGCAGACCGCGATGCAGGCGGTGCGTTCCGGCAACGGCTTCAGGCTGAGTGGCGCCAAGGCGCTGGTGGTCGACGGCCATGTCGCCGATCTCCTGATCGTCGCGGCGCGCAGCGCGGGCAGTGCCGGCGAGCGCGATGGCTTGACGCTGTTTCTGGTCGATCCCAAGGCCAGGGGCCTCTCGACCGAGCGCACCATCATGGTCGACTCGCACAACGCGGCCCGCATCGACTTCGACAATGTCGAGGTCAATGCCGACGCCGTGCTCGGCGAGGTCGATCAGGGTCATGCGCTGCTCGAGGGCGTTCTCAACATCGGCCGCGGCGCGGTCGCCTCCGAAATGGTGGGCCTGAGCGAGGAGGTGTTCGGCCGCACGGTGTCGTACCTGAAGGAGCGCAAGCAGTTCGGCCGCGCGATCGGCGAATTCCAGGCGCTGCAGCACCGCGCCGCCCAGCTCTATATCGACATCGAGATCACGCGCGCCGCCGTGCTGAAGGCGTTGCAGGCGCTCGACGGCGATCTTGCCAATGCAGCCGCGGCGGTTGCGGTGGCGAAGGCGCGCGCAGGCTCAACCGCGACGCGCGCCGTGCAGGAAGGCGTGCAGATGCATGGCGGCATGGGCATGACCGACCAGTTCGACATCGGCTTTTTTATGAAGCGGGCGCGGGTCTGCGAAGAACTGTTTGGCGATGCCAATTTCCATGCCGACCAGCTCGCGCGGGCAAGGGGATATTGA
- a CDS encoding RidA family protein — protein sequence MTYVNGATRLSSWACLCALGLMMWIAVPADALAQGSASAEARLKELNITLPAVPPPVANYVDAVRVGNLLFLAGNTPAADWKYKGKVGKDLTVQEGYDTARQVGLIMLAKVRTALGSLDRVKRVVKVFGMVNSADGFGDQPKVINGFSDLMVQVFGDAAGKHARSAVGMAGLPFNNAVEVEMIVEVAE from the coding sequence ATGACTTACGTAAACGGCGCGACGAGACTGAGCTCATGGGCATGCCTGTGTGCGCTCGGACTGATGATGTGGATTGCTGTTCCGGCGGACGCTCTGGCGCAGGGCTCGGCTTCCGCCGAAGCCCGGCTGAAGGAGCTGAACATCACGCTGCCGGCCGTCCCGCCTCCGGTCGCCAACTATGTCGACGCGGTACGGGTCGGCAACCTGCTGTTCCTCGCGGGAAATACGCCGGCGGCTGACTGGAAATACAAGGGCAAGGTGGGCAAGGACCTCACCGTGCAGGAAGGCTATGACACCGCGCGCCAGGTCGGGCTGATCATGCTGGCGAAGGTGCGCACCGCGCTCGGCAGTCTCGATCGCGTGAAGCGCGTGGTCAAAGTTTTTGGGATGGTCAACTCGGCCGACGGCTTCGGCGACCAACCGAAGGTCATCAACGGATTTTCCGATTTGATGGTGCAGGTTTTCGGCGATGCGGCCGGCAAACACGCGCGATCTGCGGTCGGAATGGCCGGCCTTCCCTTCAACAATGCCGTCGAGGTGGAGATGATCGTCGAGGTGGCGGAGTGA
- a CDS encoding carboxymuconolactone decarboxylase family protein, which produces MRLKLLSPGEMSADQKQIYDEAVAGKRGSAPPPMMAWLNSPGMAKHATRLGEFVRYDTIFPAKLSEIAILVTARHWASHYEWYAHKRLALKGGLDPKVIDDIRDRRTPAFDDPKAKMIYDLAKSLHEGHGVAKGLYDEAVKVLGERGVVEVIGLCGYYTMVSMTLNTFEFPLPDGEVSELA; this is translated from the coding sequence ATGCGCCTGAAGCTGCTTTCGCCTGGCGAAATGAGCGCCGATCAAAAACAGATCTATGACGAGGCGGTGGCGGGAAAACGCGGCTCGGCGCCGCCGCCGATGATGGCCTGGCTCAACAGCCCCGGCATGGCCAAGCACGCGACGCGGCTCGGCGAATTCGTGCGCTACGACACCATCTTTCCGGCGAAGCTTTCGGAGATCGCGATCCTGGTGACGGCGCGGCACTGGGCCTCGCATTACGAATGGTACGCGCACAAGCGGCTCGCGCTGAAGGGCGGGCTCGATCCCAAGGTGATCGACGACATCCGCGACCGCCGCACGCCCGCCTTCGACGACCCCAAGGCGAAGATGATCTACGACCTCGCCAAATCGCTGCATGAGGGCCATGGCGTCGCCAAGGGCCTCTACGACGAGGCGGTGAAGGTGCTCGGCGAGCGCGGCGTGGTCGAGGTGATCGGGCTGTGCGGCTACTACACCATGGTGTCGATGACGCTGAACACCTTCGAGTTTCCGCTGCCCGATGGGGAAGTGTCGGAGCTGGCGTAA
- a CDS encoding acyl-CoA dehydrogenase family protein has protein sequence MADLEKFRLETRAWLEANCPPEMRKPMTSDEDTFWGGRNTKFSSEPQRVWFERMRDKGWTVPDWPKQYGGGGLDAAETKVLREEMAAIGARSPLSSFGIWMLGPALLKYGSEAQKKEHLPKIAAGLIRWCQGYSEPNAGSDLASLQTRAVSDGDDFIINGQKIWTSYANYADWIFCLVRTDPAAKKHDGISFILFDMASKGVSTKPILLISGRSPFCETFFDNVRVPKSHVVGQINRGWDVAKYLLQHERAMISGLGERGVSRPLGQIAADSVGADEQGRLEDPILRGQIASFEIDEAALAAAAERMIDLSKAGQGHPAFSSAMKYYGTELNKRRYEILMSAGGIDALEWESERSKGGARPRAWLRTKANSIEGGTSEVMLGIVAKRILDLPGA, from the coding sequence ATGGCCGATCTCGAAAAATTCCGCCTGGAAACGCGCGCCTGGCTCGAGGCCAATTGCCCGCCTGAAATGCGCAAGCCCATGACCTCGGACGAGGACACTTTCTGGGGCGGTCGCAACACCAAATTCTCATCCGAGCCGCAGCGCGTCTGGTTCGAGCGCATGCGCGACAAGGGTTGGACCGTGCCGGACTGGCCGAAGCAATATGGCGGCGGCGGGCTCGACGCCGCCGAAACCAAGGTGTTGCGCGAGGAGATGGCGGCAATCGGTGCGCGCTCGCCGCTGTCGAGCTTCGGCATCTGGATGCTGGGCCCCGCGCTTCTGAAATACGGCAGCGAGGCGCAGAAGAAGGAGCACCTGCCAAAGATCGCGGCCGGGCTGATCCGCTGGTGCCAGGGCTATTCCGAGCCGAATGCCGGCTCCGACCTCGCCTCGCTGCAGACCCGCGCGGTAAGCGACGGCGACGACTTCATCATCAACGGCCAGAAGATCTGGACGTCCTATGCGAACTATGCCGACTGGATCTTCTGCCTGGTGCGTACCGATCCCGCTGCGAAGAAGCATGACGGCATCAGCTTCATCCTGTTCGACATGGCATCAAAGGGCGTCTCGACAAAGCCGATCCTTTTGATCTCCGGCCGCTCGCCGTTCTGCGAGACCTTCTTCGACAACGTGCGGGTGCCGAAGTCGCACGTCGTCGGCCAGATCAATCGCGGCTGGGATGTCGCGAAATACCTGCTGCAGCATGAGCGCGCGATGATCTCGGGGCTCGGCGAGCGCGGCGTCTCGCGCCCGCTCGGCCAGATTGCCGCCGACAGCGTCGGCGCCGACGAGCAGGGCCGGCTGGAAGACCCGATCCTGCGCGGCCAGATCGCGAGCTTCGAGATCGACGAGGCGGCGCTGGCGGCTGCGGCCGAGCGCATGATCGATCTTTCGAAGGCGGGCCAGGGGCATCCCGCGTTCTCCTCGGCGATGAAATATTACGGCACCGAGCTCAACAAGCGCCGCTACGAGATCCTGATGTCGGCGGGCGGCATCGATGCGCTGGAATGGGAGAGCGAGCGCTCCAAGGGCGGCGCGCGGCCGCGCGCCTGGTTGCGCACCAAGGCCAATTCGATCGAGGGCGGCACGTCAGAGGTGATGCTCGGCATCGTCGCCAAGCGCATCCTCGATCTGCCGGGGGCGTAG
- a CDS encoding VOC family protein, whose translation MPQNPPIISGTRIGHVHLKVADLDRALSFYCGVLGFELMQKMGSSAAFISAGGYHHHIGLNTWESKGGHPPPPGTTGLYHTAIVYPTRAALADALHRVLSAGIPLDGASDHGVSEALYLRDSDENGVELYWDRPREQWPRSADGALAMFTKRLDLEDLLRQRDV comes from the coding sequence ATGCCGCAAAACCCGCCCATCATCTCAGGCACCCGCATCGGGCACGTGCATCTCAAGGTCGCCGACCTCGACCGCGCGCTTTCCTTCTATTGCGGCGTGCTCGGCTTCGAGCTGATGCAGAAGATGGGTTCCAGCGCGGCGTTCATCTCGGCCGGCGGCTATCATCATCACATCGGGCTCAACACCTGGGAGAGCAAGGGCGGCCATCCGCCGCCGCCGGGAACGACCGGGCTCTACCACACCGCGATCGTCTACCCGACGCGGGCGGCGCTCGCCGATGCGCTGCACCGCGTGCTGAGCGCCGGCATTCCGCTCGATGGCGCCAGCGACCACGGCGTGAGCGAAGCACTCTACCTGCGCGATTCCGACGAGAACGGCGTCGAGCTCTATTGGGACCGGCCCAGGGAGCAATGGCCGCGCAGCGCCGACGGGGCGCTTGCGATGTTCACGAAGCGGCTTGATCTGGAAGACCTGCTCAGGCAGCGAGACGTGTAG
- a CDS encoding DUF2474 domain-containing protein codes for MAERRAGPPLGRRLLWFAGLWLVGVGTVALLSFGLRLWLVAK; via the coding sequence ATGGCCGAACGACGCGCCGGGCCGCCGCTCGGGCGGCGTCTTCTGTGGTTTGCCGGCCTGTGGCTTGTGGGGGTCGGCACGGTCGCCCTGCTCTCGTTCGGCTTAAGGCTCTGGCTGGTGGCGAAATGA
- a CDS encoding L,D-transpeptidase, translating into MLLAAIGIAAAPSHGFAQQPDRGDEPGLIADDSYELDPEWQKQVVYYRTTEPPGTIIISTSERHLYLVQPGGRAIRYGIGVGRDGFQWQGLLNITNKKEWPDWTPPPEMIARQPYLPRFMAGGPGNPLGARAMYLGTTVYRIHGTNRPDTIGTKVSSGCFRLVNNDVADLYDRVPVGTKVVVRQKPEL; encoded by the coding sequence ATGCTGCTTGCCGCGATCGGTATCGCCGCCGCGCCTTCGCATGGCTTTGCGCAACAGCCCGACCGCGGCGACGAGCCGGGCCTCATTGCCGACGATTCCTACGAGCTCGATCCGGAATGGCAGAAGCAGGTGGTCTACTACCGGACCACTGAACCGCCGGGCACCATCATCATCTCGACATCCGAGCGCCACCTCTATCTGGTGCAACCCGGCGGCCGCGCCATCCGCTACGGCATCGGGGTTGGACGCGACGGCTTCCAGTGGCAGGGGCTCTTGAACATCACCAACAAGAAGGAATGGCCGGACTGGACACCGCCGCCGGAGATGATCGCGCGCCAGCCCTATCTGCCGCGCTTCATGGCGGGCGGCCCGGGCAATCCGCTCGGCGCGCGCGCGATGTATCTGGGCACCACGGTCTACCGCATCCACGGCACCAACCGCCCGGACACGATCGGCACCAAGGTCTCCTCGGGCTGCTTCCGCCTGGTGAACAATGACGTCGCCGACCTCTATGACCGCGTTCCCGTCGGCACCAAGGTCGTCGTGAGGCAGAAGCCGGAGCTCTAG
- a CDS encoding outer membrane beta-barrel protein: protein MRRFAIVGTGLVAIAGFAGAASAADLAARPYTKAPPMVAPIYNWGGFYIGLNGGGGSSHDCYTITSVAGAPVFPSSEGCHDATGGVVGGQVGYRWQMTNWVFGLEAQGDWANLKGSNSSRTAIIPYMNQTKIDAFGLFTGQVGYAWNNVLWYLKGGGAVTDNKYTSFFTGTGAVFNQASETRWGGAVGTGIEFGFAPNWSVAVEYDHLFMGRNSVSFPPIPTAVGRSDNISQGVDIGTVRVNYTFGGPIVAKY from the coding sequence ATGCGTCGTTTTGCAATTGTTGGGACTGGACTGGTTGCGATCGCCGGCTTTGCGGGCGCGGCATCGGCTGCGGACCTCGCTGCGCGGCCTTACACCAAGGCACCTCCGATGGTCGCGCCCATCTATAACTGGGGCGGCTTCTATATCGGTCTCAACGGCGGCGGCGGCTCGAGCCACGACTGCTACACCATCACCAGCGTTGCTGGCGCTCCGGTGTTTCCGAGTTCGGAAGGTTGCCACGACGCGACCGGAGGCGTGGTCGGCGGTCAGGTCGGCTATCGCTGGCAGATGACCAACTGGGTGTTCGGGCTGGAAGCGCAGGGCGACTGGGCGAATCTGAAGGGATCGAACAGCAGCCGGACTGCGATCATTCCCTACATGAACCAGACCAAGATCGACGCCTTCGGTCTGTTCACCGGTCAGGTCGGATATGCCTGGAACAACGTGCTCTGGTACCTGAAGGGCGGCGGCGCGGTCACCGACAACAAGTACACTTCCTTCTTCACCGGCACCGGCGCCGTGTTCAACCAGGCGAGCGAAACCCGCTGGGGCGGTGCCGTCGGAACCGGCATCGAATTCGGCTTTGCCCCGAACTGGTCGGTGGCGGTCGAGTACGATCACCTGTTCATGGGCCGCAACAGCGTCTCCTTCCCGCCGATCCCGACCGCCGTTGGACGCAGCGACAACATATCCCAGGGCGTCGACATCGGGACGGTTCGGGTGAACTACACCTTCGGCGGTCCCATCGTCGCGAAATACTGA
- a CDS encoding amino acid ABC transporter substrate-binding protein, which yields MRTFRGGLTIGLAVAVLVAAAAVAYERYDTRTLKRTIRRGEVLCGVNAGLPGFSAPDDKGIWSGFDVDFCRAVAAAIFDDPSKAKFIPLDASERFKELQSRKVDILSRNSTWSMAREENYDLYFPAVAYYDGQGFMLPRSRNIETALDLNNSKVCVQDGTTTLLNLADYFRTNNMKYEEMKFPKLEEVIKAYDSGKCDTFTADVSQLYALRLNMAKPNDHIILPEVISKEPLAPVVRQRDDDWMMIVKWTLYAMINAEELGVTSKNIDEALKSKKPDVMRLVGNEGTYGEDLGLTKDWAVRIIRHVGNYGEVYERNVGAESKLHIPRGLNQLWNAGGIQYAPPIR from the coding sequence ATGCGTACATTTCGAGGCGGGCTCACGATCGGGCTCGCGGTTGCCGTCCTGGTTGCAGCCGCCGCCGTCGCCTATGAACGCTACGACACCCGCACCCTGAAGCGCACGATCCGCCGCGGCGAGGTGCTGTGCGGCGTCAATGCCGGGCTGCCCGGCTTCTCGGCGCCCGATGACAAGGGCATCTGGAGCGGCTTCGACGTCGATTTCTGCCGCGCGGTCGCCGCCGCGATCTTCGACGATCCGAGCAAGGCCAAGTTCATCCCGCTCGACGCCAGCGAGCGTTTCAAGGAACTGCAGAGCCGCAAGGTGGACATCCTCTCGCGTAACTCGACCTGGAGCATGGCGCGCGAGGAGAACTACGACCTCTATTTCCCCGCGGTCGCCTATTACGACGGCCAGGGCTTCATGCTGCCGCGCTCGCGCAACATCGAGACCGCGCTCGACCTCAACAACAGCAAGGTCTGCGTGCAGGACGGCACCACCACGCTGCTCAACCTCGCGGACTATTTCCGCACCAACAACATGAAATACGAGGAGATGAAGTTTCCCAAGCTGGAGGAGGTCATAAAGGCCTATGATTCCGGCAAGTGCGACACCTTCACCGCCGACGTCTCCCAGCTCTACGCGCTGCGGCTCAACATGGCGAAGCCGAACGATCACATCATCCTGCCGGAGGTCATCTCCAAGGAGCCGCTCGCGCCGGTGGTGCGCCAGCGCGACGACGACTGGATGATGATCGTGAAGTGGACGCTGTACGCGATGATCAACGCGGAGGAGCTCGGCGTCACCTCGAAGAACATCGACGAGGCGCTGAAGTCGAAGAAGCCGGACGTGATGCGGCTGGTCGGCAACGAGGGCACCTATGGCGAGGATCTTGGGCTCACCAAGGACTGGGCCGTGCGCATCATCCGCCATGTCGGCAATTACGGCGAGGTCTATGAGCGCAATGTCGGCGCCGAGTCGAAGCTGCACATCCCGCGCGGGCTGAACCAGCTCTGGAATGCCGGCGGCATCCAGTACGCCCCGCCGATCAGGTGA
- a CDS encoding helix-turn-helix domain-containing protein — MKDLDIVEVAQRAGVPASTLRFYEEKGLIASIGRRGMRRLFDASVLERLALIALGRAAGFTLDEIARMFAPDGRPRIDRRMLTAKADELERTIRKLNAMRDGLRHAAVCPAPSHMECPTFRRLLRAAASGVIGERKKTTRARRAPS; from the coding sequence ATGAAGGACCTTGATATCGTCGAGGTGGCGCAGCGCGCCGGCGTGCCGGCCTCGACGCTGCGGTTCTATGAGGAAAAGGGGCTGATCGCCTCGATCGGTCGGCGCGGCATGCGCCGCCTGTTCGATGCCAGCGTGCTGGAGCGGCTGGCGCTGATCGCGCTCGGCCGCGCCGCGGGCTTCACGCTCGATGAGATCGCACGCATGTTCGCCCCCGACGGCCGGCCGCGGATCGACCGCAGGATGCTCACGGCCAAGGCCGACGAGCTGGAGCGGACCATCCGCAAGCTCAACGCGATGCGCGACGGGCTGCGCCACGCTGCGGTCTGTCCCGCGCCGAGCCACATGGAATGCCCGACCTTCCGCCGCCTGCTGCGGGCCGCGGCTTCAGGCGTGATCGGTGAAAGGAAGAAGACGACGCGGGCGCGGCGCGCGCCTAGCTAA
- a CDS encoding methyltransferase domain-containing protein, which yields MELTRESDDEQAALWNGPAGRAWVETQDLLDHMFGPLQDRLVEAASLQSTSRALDVGCGTGSLTLAVGRLIGASGRCTGIDISHPMIVAAKARAEREGVAASFICADAQAHGFAPASFDRIVSRLGVMFFKDPVRAFANLRCAATSGAELRFVAWRSAAENPFMTTAERAAAPLLPDLPARRPDGPGQFAFADPQRIGAILQAGGWAGIDIVAVDVVCTFPAAELDRYLTRLGPVGVVLETADARTRSRAIDSVRPAFDAYVHGDEVRYTAACWMVGAHAASALAGARHA from the coding sequence ATGGAGCTCACGCGCGAGAGTGATGATGAGCAGGCGGCCCTTTGGAATGGCCCGGCCGGCCGCGCCTGGGTCGAGACGCAGGACCTGCTCGACCATATGTTCGGGCCGTTGCAGGACCGGCTGGTCGAGGCGGCGTCGCTGCAATCCACGAGCCGCGCGCTCGACGTCGGCTGCGGCACCGGAAGCCTGACGCTTGCCGTCGGGCGGCTGATCGGCGCCAGCGGGCGCTGTACCGGCATCGACATTTCCCATCCAATGATCGTCGCCGCAAAAGCCCGCGCCGAACGGGAAGGGGTGGCGGCAAGCTTCATCTGCGCCGATGCGCAGGCGCACGGCTTTGCGCCCGCAAGCTTCGACAGGATCGTGTCGCGGCTCGGCGTCATGTTCTTCAAGGACCCGGTGCGAGCGTTCGCGAACCTGCGGTGCGCTGCGACGTCAGGCGCCGAGCTTCGCTTTGTCGCCTGGCGCAGCGCGGCTGAAAACCCGTTCATGACCACGGCCGAGCGCGCCGCGGCGCCGCTGCTGCCCGATCTTCCCGCGCGACGGCCGGATGGCCCGGGACAGTTCGCCTTCGCGGACCCGCAGCGGATCGGCGCGATCTTGCAGGCGGGCGGCTGGGCCGGGATCGACATCGTCGCGGTCGATGTGGTCTGTACCTTTCCGGCGGCGGAGCTCGATCGTTATCTCACGAGGCTTGGTCCCGTCGGCGTGGTTCTCGAGACGGCCGACGCGCGAACCCGTTCGCGCGCGATCGACTCGGTGCGGCCGGCCTTTGACGCATATGTGCACGGCGACGAGGTTCGATACACCGCCGCCTGCTGGATGGTGGGCGCGCACGCCGCATCCGCGCTGGCGGGAGCACGGCATGCTTGA